DNA sequence from the Arthrobacter sp. V1I9 genome:
CTCGTGCGGACCCGTGGACCTGAGTTCCACCCCGGCCCCTGTGACCGCCACCTGGTAGCCGGATGCGTCCAGCTCCCGGTGTATCAGCCAGCGCCGGCAGGGTCCGTCCCCGGGCAACTCTTCGATCGCGGTGGTGTGGGCTTCAGGGTGGGACCAGTCGGCGGCGTCATGCCAGGCATTCGAGCCGTAGGGGAAAGCAAAGGAGACGCCCAGGCCCTGGCGGACCGCGGAGGACTCCACACGTATCCCCAGTTCGTCCCGGTCCGGATGGCACGCCGTCGTCACGCTCACGGGATGACCACGGAGGGTGAAGCTGCTGGTGACCGTGCCGGTCCAGAGGTCGAGTGCCTGGCAGGGGGCTGAAATGTCTGCAACATCCAAAGGGCCTGCATTGCTGCCGGAAAGGGTGAATCCGATCCTGCCCAGGTCGAGGCGGTGCGGGTTGGCTCGCAGCCAGGCCTCCGAGGGGGACGTCCGGGTTTCCTCTCCGTCCACCATGCCGCCTGCCATGTCCACGTACGGCACCGGTCCCCGCGGCGAGTCGTAGAGGATGCTGGAATCCTCCAGCCGGTAGTCCCCGTCCGGCGGGACGCAGTGCCAGCCCCACTGGGACTGCGTGCCCAGCAGCGTGCCCGGTGGCAGTTCGCTTCGGGCGCCCACCGGGTACGCCGCCGGGAAGGTTTGCAGGCCGCTGAGGTCCACGGTGAAGCAGAACTCCCCGTTGCCTACTGAGACGGGACTGCGCGGGTCAAGGCTTTGTTGCTCTACGTTGTGGCGGCGGACCAGCGACTCCCGGTCGATGGCGCTGTGCTGGCTGTGCAAGACGGACGCCCTCCCGCTGAGAAAGCGTTTTCTGGACGTCTTCCATCCTTCTGGACCAGCTCCAGGCTGTCAACAGCGGGACTTACATTGATCCTCGCCACGGGCCTTATCAGTCCGCCGGTGGTTCCGTCCGGAACTTAATCATTTTGTGCGTGCCGTCGCAGTAGGGCTTGATGGCCGATGCGCCGCAGCGGCACAGCGCCACGGTCTGGCGCTGGCGGGGGACCGGGTCCCCGGAGGGCGTCACGATTTCAAAGTCGCCACGGACAATCAGCGGCCCGTCGGGGCACACCACGATTGAGCTTTCGGCGGGTTCCTGGTTCATGACTGCTCCTGGTGGGGGTTGCGGGCGGAAGTCTGTGGGTCCGGTTCGTACATGGCGGCCAGTTTTCCGGAATGCCGGCGCCGAAGTTCGGCTTCCGAGTGGGCTGCAGTCTTGAGCCGGGTCCCGGCGTAGGGGACACCCCCGCCCAGGCGGTAGGCAAGGGCGATCCAGATGCAGACCGCCCGCTCCAGAACCCACAGCGGGGCGCACCACACTGCCCGGAAAGGGAAGACCGTTGTCCCGTTGTGCCCCCGCCGCCCGATTCCGGCAATAATGACCGGTGCCGCCGCCAGTGCAAGGAAGGCTTTACCGCGGTGCCTCGCGGGAAGGCCGGCTGCTGCGGCAATCACCGGAAGCAGGACAAGTTCCGCGGCGAGGCGGAGTGGCTGGGCGAAGTCGTCGTAGGCCTGGCGGGTGCGCTGCTTGAGGAAGTGGCGCGGCCCGGGCGGCTTGCGGGCAACGAACAGGTCCGGCAGGATCTTTTCCCGGCCGCCGGCAGCCCTGACGGTCCGGATCAGCTCGAGGTTCTCGAAGAGGACCGGATCGTAGCCGCCGGTGGCCAGCAGCGCGCTCCGGCGCACGGCCAGCGTGCCCGGGAAGTCTGCGGACCAGGCCCGGTTGATCAGAGTCCTGGACGTGTCCCACCAGGCGTGCCATGGCAGGGGGTCGAAGTAGTTCTGCGGCCGCACAACATCCGCCGACTCAAGGTGGTTGACGACGGCGGCAAGCGATTCGCGCGTGTAGCGCACGTCGTCGTCCGCTATCACCAGCAGCTCCGCCCCGGCCGCCCGGACGCCGGTCATCACACCGGCCACCTTGCCGTTGCCGCCGTTGCCGCCCTGCTCCGGACGGATGTGGCGGATGGCAGGCGGGAAGGCGGCCCGATGCCGCTCGAACAGCTCCGGGGCGGAGCCGTCCACCACGGTGACGGGTATCCACCCGGAGAGGCGCCCGAGGTAGGCCGCCAGGTCCGGAAGGTCCGAATCCCCGGTCCAGCGCAGCGGCAGGATGTACTCGGCAGACTGGCTGATGGCTGTAGTGCTCACGCTGCTGCCGGCACTGCCGCCCTCAGCGAGGTCTCGCCGTTTTCCCAGCAGGCTAAAAGGTGTGCCGAAAGCCTGCCGTCGATCGCCATCACAGCCGTCGCCCCGAAAAGGACGTCCCCCAGCAGTTCGGGTTCCGCCTCCACAAGACCTCCGGCGAGGTCGCGGCCGGCGATCTGCTCGTGGACCGCGTCGGCTTCCACGTGCTCGTCGAAGTAATGCGTCACCTCGGCCTCGAAGCCGTGCCGGCGGAAACCGTTGCCGTACAGGCGGTTGGGCTGTGAGGAGGTCATCTCGTAGATGGCAAGGTGTCCGGTGATGGCTCCGCGGAGCCGCCGGTTGAGCCCGAACAGGGACATCATGTTCACCGCTGCAAGGGACACGGCCGGGACTGCGTCGAGGTAAGCGCCGTAGTGGTCGTCCATTCCCAGGCCCCGCATGGTGCGGGCAAAGAGCGCACTGTGCATGCGTTCCGGGCGCCCTCCGCCGTACTCGTCGGCCTGGATCTCCACCAGTGCGGCCTTCGGCCTGCCAGTGAGCCGGGGGATGGCCCAGGTGTGCGGGTCCGCTTCCTTGAGCTGGTAGACCGACTTGTGGACCAGGAACTCCTTGAGCTGCTCCAGGGTCGCCTTTTTGGACACATAGCGGGACACGCTGGGTCCGGTGTCGGTGGCGGCAAGGCCGAACAGGACGTCGGCGACGGCGTCACTGGTCATCTCCGCCGCAGGCGGCAGGTCCAGCTCCCCGGCTGCTGATTGGGCTGCTGCCCGCAGCGCTGCTTCGAATGGCCGTTCGAGCAGGTGGCGGACCTGGATGAGGCCCGGCTCCCATTCCCACTCGTCCCCCACGCCTTCAAGGCCGGAGTAGTGAAGCTCGTAGAGGCAGAAAAGTGCCAGCTGGACGTCGTCGTCCCCGATGATGTCGGTGGCTGCCTGCAGCTGTGCCGTGACCAACCGGCGCAGTTCCTCGACGCCCGCGGCGGCATCGTCGGTCCCGGCGGTAACCGCCAGGGCACTGAACAGGGCGGTACTGATGGGACCTCTGGGTTGCGGGATCTTCATGATGCTCCTTCGGGCGGCAGCGGTGCTGCCGGTGCTGCGCCGTCGACGGTGGCGGCTTCGGTCAAGGCTGTGATTTCAGGTCACGTTTGCGGCTGCGCCGTGGGGTGGTGCGGGGAGAAAGCAGGATGGCGAGGATGATCATGGCGAGGCCCAGGGCAAGGTGCAGCCAGTTGTCGGCGCCGTTGAGGGGGACAAAGTTTGCTGGGGTCTCATCGCCCACCAGGAGGCCGTACAGCCACAGGACGAGGTAGATGACGCCCCCGTAAATGAGGAAGCTCCTTGCCTGTTGGTGGGTCCTCGCCAACAGCAGTCCGGCCGCCCCGAAGGCCAGGTGCACGATGTTGTGCAGGACCGACACCTGGAAGACACCCATAAGCAGGGCTCCCGAACCGTGTCCGGCCATGCCCAGCGATTCGTAATTACTGGTGATCCCGGGGATGAACCCCAGGATACCCACCAGCAGGAAGAGGGCACCCGTTGCAAGGGCCGCCTTTTGCAGGCCTGTCCTCGCTCCGGTGGCGCGGATGCTGACTGTCATGACCTGTCTCCTCAAAAGCTTGGAGACAACATAGTAAGCATGATTACTAATATAAGCTAAGTGGGGCCATCAGCCGCTGCCCGCAATTTCCGCGGCCGCTGGTGGCCCTTAATCCTCCAGGGCGCTCCACACATAGGGGTTTGGATGGTGCCCGCCGCGACGGCCGTGCTCGTACCCCTGCTGCCAGGCATTCCCGACGGCGGACACCAGTTCCGCCAGCAGGGGATAGTAAGGGTGGTCCGGGCCGATGTAGATCATTTCCTCCGCGGCCTTGTCCACCGCCGCCCGCACCTGGTTGTCGGCTGCATTACCGAGCATGGCGCCCCTCCTTTGGAACTTCCTGCCACCCGCTTTGAATGTACTCCGGGCGTTCCTGGGGGTCCATCGCGCCCGTTGAGGCCCCGCGTCAGTCCGTGCGCATGGAGCTGAGGACCTCGCGCAGGGCCTGTACCACCAGGTTGTGGTCCTGCACTTGGGGAAGCCCTGAAACAGTTACCGTAGCCACCGCGCCCACGCCAGTGACGTACACGGGGAACGAGCCGCCGTGCGCGGCGTACCGGCTCTGATCGAACCAGCCCTGGTCCTCAATCCGTCCGCCGCCGAGCCGGGCGCGCAGCCCCACCAGCAGGGAGGGCGCCTCGTACCTGGCGGCGGTGCGCTGTTTGGCCCGGATCCAGTGCTCGTTGTCCGGGGTGGCACCGGTCAGGGCCACATGGAACAGGACCTGCTCGCCCTTGGTGATGTCAATGGCGATGGGGAACTGGCCCTCCTTGCCCAACTCCACGAGCAGCAGCCCCAGGTTCAGTGCATCGTCCATGGAGAAGCCAGGAAACTGGAGCTCCCGGATTTCGCCCTCAATCCGGGCGATAAGCACTTGCAGCGAACCTTCCGGCTGGGTGGCATCGGAATCCGGATCGAACTCAGTCACATGCGGGGAATTGGCAGTCATGGCCCACAATCTACCCCTCCTCCGGTGTAAACTGGACCCCGCCCACCAGGGCAAATATTTACCAACAGAAACATTCAACGACAGGGGAGCGCCGCCGTCGGGGCATCACTGGCCAAGCCAGGATCCGCAGGTGGGCGCTGAGAGTGCGGACAGCCGCAGACCCTCGAACCTGATCCGGTTAGTACCGGCGCAAGGGAGTCGAGTTCTCGAAGTACTGCAGCGGCGTGCCGTTGCAATACTTTCCCCTCCTGTTCCTCAGGAGGATCGCATGGCAACTACAGCAATCAAGAAGACCACCAGCAGGTCCTGGCGCGTCGTGGACATCGTGGTGGCGGCGTTGATCGCCATCGCTGGCGGCGTCATTTTCTGGGCCTGGTCCCAGGGGGCGGCCGCAGTCTCGGCGCCCATGAACGCCCTATACCCGCCGCTGACCGGATTGTTGGCCGGCGGGTGGATGATCCCCGCGGTGCTGGGCATGCTCATCATCCGCAAGCCGGGAGCCGCACTCTTTTGCGAGACTGTTGCAGCCACCGGCGAACTGCTCATGGGCTCGCAGTACGGCGCCTCCGTGCTGTTCTCCGGGTTTGTCCAGGGTTTGGGTGCCGAGATCATCTTCGCGATTTTTGTGTACCGGAAGTTCAACCTGCCGGTTTCCCTGCTCGCCGGCGCTGCTGCCGGGCTGTTCTGCGGCCTGAATGACTCCTTCGCGCCCTGGGGCTGGAACATCGCCTATTCCGGCGGGGACAAGCTTGCCTACATCGTCTTCACCGCGATCTCCGGTGCCGTCATCGCAGGCGCGCTGTCCTGGATCGCCACCCGCGGCCTGGCGAAGACCGGAGTCCTGAGCTCCTTCGCGTCGCGCAGGGCAGCTACGGAGCCAGTCCTCTCCTGATGACAGCTCCTTCCCTTCACGGCGCGTCGGTGGCGGCGCGGCCGGCTGCCGTCACCGCCCGCGGCTGGGGCTGGCGGCATGCCGGGCGGTCCAGGCCCGCTGTCCGTGCCCTTGACCTGGACATCCGGCCGGGGGAGCGCGTGCTCCTGCTGGGCCCGTCCG
Encoded proteins:
- a CDS encoding CDGSH iron-sulfur domain-containing protein; translated protein: MNQEPAESSIVVCPDGPLIVRGDFEIVTPSGDPVPRQRQTVALCRCGASAIKPYCDGTHKMIKFRTEPPAD
- a CDS encoding iron-containing redox enzyme family protein; its protein translation is MKIPQPRGPISTALFSALAVTAGTDDAAAGVEELRRLVTAQLQAATDIIGDDDVQLALFCLYELHYSGLEGVGDEWEWEPGLIQVRHLLERPFEAALRAAAQSAAGELDLPPAAEMTSDAVADVLFGLAATDTGPSVSRYVSKKATLEQLKEFLVHKSVYQLKEADPHTWAIPRLTGRPKAALVEIQADEYGGGRPERMHSALFARTMRGLGMDDHYGAYLDAVPAVSLAAVNMMSLFGLNRRLRGAITGHLAIYEMTSSQPNRLYGNGFRRHGFEAEVTHYFDEHVEADAVHEQIAGRDLAGGLVEAEPELLGDVLFGATAVMAIDGRLSAHLLACWENGETSLRAAVPAAA
- a CDS encoding heme-degrading domain-containing protein, coding for MTANSPHVTEFDPDSDATQPEGSLQVLIARIEGEIRELQFPGFSMDDALNLGLLLVELGKEGQFPIAIDITKGEQVLFHVALTGATPDNEHWIRAKQRTAARYEAPSLLVGLRARLGGGRIEDQGWFDQSRYAAHGGSFPVYVTGVGAVATVTVSGLPQVQDHNLVVQALREVLSSMRTD
- a CDS encoding ECF transporter S component; translation: MATTAIKKTTSRSWRVVDIVVAALIAIAGGVIFWAWSQGAAAVSAPMNALYPPLTGLLAGGWMIPAVLGMLIIRKPGAALFCETVAATGELLMGSQYGASVLFSGFVQGLGAEIIFAIFVYRKFNLPVSLLAGAAAGLFCGLNDSFAPWGWNIAYSGGDKLAYIVFTAISGAVIAGALSWIATRGLAKTGVLSSFASRRAATEPVLS
- a CDS encoding glycosyltransferase family 2 protein produces the protein MSTTAISQSAEYILPLRWTGDSDLPDLAAYLGRLSGWIPVTVVDGSAPELFERHRAAFPPAIRHIRPEQGGNGGNGKVAGVMTGVRAAGAELLVIADDDVRYTRESLAAVVNHLESADVVRPQNYFDPLPWHAWWDTSRTLINRAWSADFPGTLAVRRSALLATGGYDPVLFENLELIRTVRAAGGREKILPDLFVARKPPGPRHFLKQRTRQAYDDFAQPLRLAAELVLLPVIAAAAGLPARHRGKAFLALAAAPVIIAGIGRRGHNGTTVFPFRAVWCAPLWVLERAVCIWIALAYRLGGGVPYAGTRLKTAAHSEAELRRRHSGKLAAMYEPDPQTSARNPHQEQS
- a CDS encoding DUF4383 domain-containing protein, which codes for MTVSIRATGARTGLQKAALATGALFLLVGILGFIPGITSNYESLGMAGHGSGALLMGVFQVSVLHNIVHLAFGAAGLLLARTHQQARSFLIYGGVIYLVLWLYGLLVGDETPANFVPLNGADNWLHLALGLAMIILAILLSPRTTPRRSRKRDLKSQP